A window of the Haloquadratum walsbyi C23 genome harbors these coding sequences:
- a CDS encoding CDGSH iron-sulfur domain-containing protein codes for MSREVTHEANGPTPLDEDDLEEQGGTAYLCACGLSNNKPYCDGSHNATADEEEDVSYKYEDDDDENPRHEIDEIAFTDD; via the coding sequence ATGTCACGAGAAGTCACACACGAGGCAAATGGACCGACACCGCTTGATGAAGATGATCTTGAAGAGCAGGGCGGAACTGCATATCTTTGTGCTTGCGGTCTCTCAAATAACAAGCCGTACTGCGATGGGTCACATAATGCAACGGCAGATGAAGAGGAAGATGTGAGTTATAAATATGAGGATGACGATGACGAAAACCCTCGTCACGAAATTGATGAGATTGCTTTCACAGACGACTGA
- a CDS encoding ArsA family ATPase, whose protein sequence is MPEFTLYGGKGGVGKTTCASATALANARHGKRTLVVSTDPAHSVGDRFEMSVGATPTSVHDTYPLYAAEIDPQQRLDDNYADTIDALTNEIENLGVDIGDTFGIDAGDVIGSDELAVVDAFSQYIGDDTWDHVVFDTAPTGHTLKLLQLPDILDSTFGKALQVKSQVESVTNAVSGFFTGGSDDRERGLSDIDVDSTKSRIERVATVLQNPDQTRFRVVMEPERLSRLETERLLERLESASVHVDQIVVNKVLTDIDTSCTLCSTRRESQQKVLQRTQEQFDQPVTTIPLIAGHDGYEVLEIVAEHLDHTDT, encoded by the coding sequence ATGCCCGAATTTACTTTATATGGTGGAAAGGGCGGTGTCGGCAAGACCACTTGTGCGTCGGCAACAGCACTCGCCAACGCCCGCCATGGGAAGCGGACACTTGTGGTTTCAACAGACCCTGCCCATTCAGTCGGAGACCGATTTGAGATGAGTGTCGGTGCTACACCAACATCGGTTCACGACACGTACCCGCTGTATGCTGCTGAGATTGACCCTCAACAGCGACTTGATGATAATTATGCAGATACGATTGACGCGTTGACAAATGAGATTGAGAATCTCGGCGTCGATATTGGTGATACATTTGGAATTGACGCTGGTGATGTTATTGGCAGCGATGAACTTGCTGTCGTCGACGCATTCAGTCAGTATATTGGCGATGATACATGGGATCACGTTGTCTTCGATACAGCTCCAACCGGACATACACTTAAACTTCTCCAACTTCCCGATATCCTTGATTCAACATTTGGCAAAGCATTGCAGGTAAAATCGCAGGTTGAAAGTGTGACAAACGCGGTGAGTGGATTTTTTACCGGTGGGAGTGACGACCGAGAGCGTGGACTCTCAGATATCGATGTTGACTCAACAAAATCCCGTATTGAGCGTGTTGCTACGGTTCTTCAGAACCCAGATCAGACCCGCTTTCGAGTTGTCATGGAACCTGAACGACTCTCACGACTTGAGACTGAACGATTACTCGAACGACTTGAGAGTGCTTCGGTCCATGTTGATCAAATTGTCGTCAATAAAGTGCTCACCGATATTGATACATCATGTACGCTTTGTAGTACCCGCCGAGAAAGCCAACAAAAGGTGTTACAACGGACTCAAGAGCAGTTCGACCAACCAGTGACGACAATTCCGTTAATCGCCGGGCATGACGGATATGAAGTGCTTGAAATTGTCGCTGAGCATCTTGATCATACTGATACATAA